The Bacteroides fragilis NCTC 9343 genome includes the window TGTCCCGATGGGCAACAATCTGTTGTTCGAAACTGCGGAAACAACTTTCGGCATAGAAATCTGTGAGGACCTTTGGGCTACCGTTCCGCCCAGTTCCTCACTCGCACTGCAAGGGGCTGAAATCATCTTTAACCTTTCCGCCGATGACGAAGGTATTGGTAAACACAATTATCTTTGCTCTCTGATCAGCCAGCAATCTGCACGCTGCATCTCCGGTTATGTTTTTTCGTCGAGTGGCTTCGGTGAATCGACAACAGATGTTGTTTTTGCCGGAAACGGACTTATTTACGAAAACGGATATCTACTGGCACGAAGTGAACGTTTCTGCATGGAGGAACAGTTGATTATCAATGAAATTGATGTGGAATGTATCCGTGCAGAGCGTCGGGTCAACACAACTTTTGCTGCCAACAAGGCTAATTGTCCGGGCAAAGAGGCTGTCAGAATTTCTACAGAGTTTGTCAACAGTAAAGATCTGAACCTGACCCGTACATTCAATCCACATCCTTTTGTTCCGCAAGGAAACGAACTCAACAGTCGCTGTGAAGAGATCTTCTCGATTCAAATAGCCGGACTGGCACAACGTCTGCTACATACCGGAGCAAAAACAGCCGTAATAGGTATTTCCGGAGGACTTGACTCAACACTCGCCTTATTGGTGTGCGTCAAGACATTCGATAAATTGGGATTATCCCGCAAAGATATTCTGGGTATAACAATGCCGGGATTCGGAACAACCGACCGCACTTATCACAATGCCATCGACCTGATGAATTCCTTGGGAGTTTCAATACGGGAAATCAGTATCAGGGAAGCATGTATCCAACACTTTAAAGATATCGGACACGATCTCAATATACACGATGTAACGTACGAGAATTCACAGGCACGCGAACGTACCCAAATCTTAATGGATATAGCCAACCAAACATGGGGTATGGTGATCGGAACCGGAGACCTGTCGGAACTCGCATTGGGATGGGCAACGTACAACGGAGATCATATGTCGATGTATGGTGTCAACGCAGGTATTCCCAAGACACTGGTGAAACACTTAGTACAGTGGGTAGCCGAAAACGGTATGGATGAAACATCCAAAGCAACTCTGCTGGATATTGTGGACACTCCTATCAGTCCGGAACTGATACCGGCAGATGAAAACGGAGAAATCAAACAAAAAACGGAAGACCTCGTCGGTCCTTACGAACTACACGACTTCTTCCTGTATTATTTCTTACGGTTCGGCTTCCGCCCGTCAAAAATCTACTTCCTGGCACAAACTGCATTCAGTGGAGTTTATGATGATGAAACAATCAAAAAATGGCTGCAAACTTTCTTCCGCCGCTTCTTTAACCAGCAGTTTAAACGCTCTTGCCTGCCGGACGGACCGAAAGTAGGAAG containing:
- a CDS encoding NAD(+) synthase — translated: MNYGFVKVAAAVPRVKVADCKFNSERLEGLITIAEGKGVQILTFPEMCITGYTCGDLFAQQLLLEQAEMALIQILNSTRQLDIISILGMPVVVNSTVINAAVVIQKGKILGVVPKTYLPNYKEFYEQRWFTSALQVSENSVRLCGQIVPMGNNLLFETAETTFGIEICEDLWATVPPSSSLALQGAEIIFNLSADDEGIGKHNYLCSLISQQSARCISGYVFSSSGFGESTTDVVFAGNGLIYENGYLLARSERFCMEEQLIINEIDVECIRAERRVNTTFAANKANCPGKEAVRISTEFVNSKDLNLTRTFNPHPFVPQGNELNSRCEEIFSIQIAGLAQRLLHTGAKTAVIGISGGLDSTLALLVCVKTFDKLGLSRKDILGITMPGFGTTDRTYHNAIDLMNSLGVSIREISIREACIQHFKDIGHDLNIHDVTYENSQARERTQILMDIANQTWGMVIGTGDLSELALGWATYNGDHMSMYGVNAGIPKTLVKHLVQWVAENGMDETSKATLLDIVDTPISPELIPADENGEIKQKTEDLVGPYELHDFFLYYFLRFGFRPSKIYFLAQTAFSGVYDDETIKKWLQTFFRRFFNQQFKRSCLPDGPKVGSISISPRGDWRMPSDASSAAWLKEIAEL